Genomic segment of Corynebacterium appendicis CIP 107643:
CGAGCGGCACCGAGTGCAGCACGTACCAGCAGCCGAGCGCGAAGACTGCGCCGCCGATGATGGCGCAGACAAAACGCACCAGGGCGGCTGTCGTCGATAAGCCGTCTGGTGCGTACGCGGAAACGCGTCTGCGCTCCGCAATTGTCTTCTCTGACTGCCGCTCGCGCTGCTCGGTGAGGTGCTCTGTCATACCTGACAGTCTCCCACAGCACGGGGCAGTTCCCGGTATTAGAAGCTCAACCGGCGCATGATTGGGGCTGGGATGTGCTGCAGCACGAGCGAGATCGGGCCGAAGAGCTTGTGCACGAACACGTTCGGTTTGCCTGCGAGCGCGGCGTTCACAGCGGCTTTCGCCACGTCTTGCTTATCGACTGTGAGTGGCGCCTCATCCAGCCCCTGTGTCATCTTCGTGCGGACCTGGCCCGGACGGACGACGGTGACCGTCACGCCCGAACCGCGCAGCGCTTCGCCGAGCTGGGTGTAGAAGCCGTCCATGCCCGCCTTGGTCGAGCCGTAGACGAAATTCGAGCGGCGCACCTTCATGCCCGCCACCGAGCTCATCGCGATGATGCGGCCGTGGCCCTGCTCCTTGAGCTTCTGGCCCAGCAGCACGCCCACCGAGACCGGGGCGGTGAAGTTCGTCTGCGCGGACGCGACGGCCGCCTCCTGGTTCTGCCAGAGTTCTTCCTGGTCGCCCAGGGTGCCGAATGCCACGATCGCCACGTCCACGTCGCCGTGCGCGAAGGCTTCCTCGATGACGGCCGGGTGGGATGCGGTGTCGAATGCGTCGAAGTCGACCACGCGCACCTCGCCGGCACCGTGGCTGGTGACCTCTTGAACGGCGGCGTCGATACGAGGGCTGTTCTTGCGGGCCGCGAGCGTGACGCTGGGTTTGCCGCCGCGGGATGCGATCTCGTCGACAATCGCGAGACCGATCTCGCTCGTGCCGCCGAGAAGAAGGATGTTCTGTGCCTGTCCAACTGCGTTGAGCATTGTGTTTCCTATTCCTCTGTGTCCGTTGTGGGGTGTCTTCTGTGGAGCCGAAAGGTGCTAGGACAGCTCGAGTCGGCGGGACATGTCGGAGGCGAAGACCCCAGTCGGGTCGATTGCGCGGCGGGTTTCCAGCCAGCTCTGCATCTCCGGGTACATCTTGTGGAAGTTCTCCGCGGAGGTGCGGGACTCCTTGGCCAGGTAGAGGCGGCCGCCGAACTCCATTACCTGCTCGTCGAGGCGGTCGAGGAAGGCGTGCAGGCCGTCGCGGATCGGGAAGTCCACGCACACGTTCCATCCGCGCATCGGGTAGGACAGCGGCGCGCGGTTGCCCTCGCCGAACAGCTTGAACACGTTCAGGGCGGTGTAGTGGCCGGAGGACTGGATGTCGTAGATGATCTGCTTGAACGGCTCGACCGCGTCCGTCGGGACGACGAACTGGTACTGCAGGAAGCCGGCCTTGCCGTAACCGCGGTTCCACTCCGCGATCATGTCGAGCGGCTGGTAGAACTGCGTCAAGTTCAAAATATCGTTCTGGCTGGGCGAACCCATCATGTAGTAGGCCTCGCCGATCGCCGACAGGGTCAGCTTGTTCATGGTCCAGGACGGGAAGATGTCCGGCACCGTCATCAGCTGCGGGGCGGAGAATTTCAGCGGGTTTTTGGCAAGCTTCGGCGCGTACTCCTCCAGCTGCGCGAGCGTTGCCAGCGAGCCGCGGGAGATCGTGGAGCGGCCGGTCTTCGGCGGCGCGGAGATCGCGTCGAACCATGCCGAGGAGTAGGTGTAACCCTCCTCCTGGCCGTGGGAGTGCTCCTCGATCGTCTCGTCCAGCGTGGACGTGCGCACGGTGTCCGAGATGAAGTAGGCGGTCTCCGTGAACGTCATCTGGATGCGCGCGCGGAGGATGATGCCGGTCAGGCCCATGCCGCCGACCGTCGCCCAGAACAGCGTGCCGTCCGGGTCGTCCGCGGAGCCTTCCGGCTTCAGGTGCAGCACGCGGCCGTCGGCGACGAGCAGCTCCATGGACAGGACGTGGTCGCCGAAGGAGCCGGCGGAGTGGTGGTTCTTGCCGTGAATATCCGGGCCGATCGCACCACCGATGGTGACCTGGCGGGTGCCCGGCAGCACCGGGACCCACAGGCCGTAGGGGAGTGCGGCCTTCATCAGCTGGTCGAGGGTGACACCACCGTCGACGTCGACAATGCCGGTGGAGGGGTCGATCTCGTGAATCTTGTTCAGTTCCTGGATGTCGATGACCAGGCCGCCGCCGTTCTGCGCCGGGTCGCCGTACGAGCGGCCCATGCCGCGGGCGATGACGCCGCGGCGGCGGTTCTCCGGAAGCGTCGCATTGTCTTCAGCGATCTGGCGGACTGCTTCTTTGATCACGTCCACGTCCGGAGTGGACAGGACCTGCGCGGTGGACGGAGCCGTGCGGCCCCAGCCGTAGAGCGATTTCGTAGTGGTGTGAAGTTCCATCTCTTCCATCCCCATAGGTTGTGGTTGCCCATTTGGGCACTGGGGGCAAGCCTACTCCCGGACCAGTGCGCCCTTAGGGGCTGAAATGCCTAGAGGAGGGTTTAAGCGAGAAGAATCACAGCTCCATGATCTCCCGGATCCGCTCCGGCAGCTCCTCCTGGCTGGTGATCGTCGGCTTGCCCGAGGCCTGGTATTCCCGCAGCTCTTCGTAGACGATGCCGCGGCTCGTGCTGTCCAGCAGCGGCAGTTCCTGCGCCACCAAACGGGTCATGAAGTCGTCCAGCGGTAGGTTGGTGAGCTGCGCCGCGATGTGCGGGGAATCGTCGTGATTGGCCATGTCAGTCATCTTACGGCCGGTGAGCCCGCCGGTAGGATGGCGGCATGACAGAGCAGACAACCGGGCAGCAGACGCAGCAGGAAACAGCCCAGGAGCAGACGGGCGAGGAGCGCATCGACTACAACGCGCTGGACAACACCACCGGCGGCCGGTTGATCCAGGCGGCCTTCGCCCTCGCGTTCACGGCGGTGCCGGATTATGTGCAGTCCACGCCGGCGCGCGTGGCGTCGTGGGTGGGCATCTCCGCGGCCTTCGCGGGCACGGTCGCCGCGTTCAACGCTTTCGACGAGGACCCGCGCAACGACCTCACTGCCCGCGTCGACGAAAGCTCCGAGACCGCCAGCCCGGCCCGCACGTGGGCGGTCTTCGCCGGCGGCACAGCGCTTCTCATCGGCGGTGTGCGACTGAGCATCGCCGTGCAGAACAAACTGGCCGAGAGCTTGCGCCGCTGCGGCGCGAAGCGCCCGCACACCCTGCTCGGCCTGGGTGCCGCGGCCCTGCTCTTCGCCGGCACGGAGCTTCAGGCCCGCGTCAACGCCTCCTAAACGTCACTAGGCTGGGGTTCATGCCGAGCACGTTGTATCGACCGCACCGTCACCAGCAGGTGGCGTCTGTCGTCGACCTCGACGCCGCCCGCGCACGCTTGCGGAGAGCCCCGCGGAATCAGCCCCGCACGCTTCTCGTTCGTTGCGCCACATCGTTCGCCGACGAAACCATCCTCCGCCACATCGGCCTTTCCTCCGACACCTCTTTAGAGGATGTCCGGCGGTCCCTCCACATCGCGTTTTCGGTGCCGGGGGACACGCCCACGCCCAGCCGGTTCACCCTCGCCTCCTCCGACCAGGGCCGCCTGGATACCGCCGGCGCGATCGGCCAATACCTGCACGAAGGCGGCGACGAGCTGTTCTTCCACTGGGGCCTGTGGCGCTTCACCTTGACCTTGCTGGACATCTACCCGCGCGACGATGCCACCCCGCGCGCCCTCTGTGTCGCCGGCGCCGGCGATTTCGCGGGCGAGCCTTTCGACGTCGCCGCCATCAACGCCCAGCTCCTCGGCCCGTCGGCCGTGGAGAATGTTCTGGCCAGCGTCCGCCCCGAAGTGGTCGATATTGTCTCCCGCTCCACATCGATGGACTTCCTGCCACTGTTGCAAGCCCTCGACTTATCGCGCCCCGCCGAGCTCGATTCCTTCGACGCGTCCGTCGCCCAGATCCTGAACACGCTGCCCCGCGAGCAATCCCGCGAGGCCCGCGACGCCTTCTGGTGCACCATCCTCGCCCTATCCTGCCTCGTCGACGAGACCACCACCGACGACGTCACCGAATCCGCCATGGCTGCGCTCGGTTGGTCGGCCGACAACGGCAGCTCGTATTCCGCCGGCCAGATAAAACAGCTCTGCGCCGGCTCCCTGGTGCGGCTTGCATCCGTGGGGGGATATGGGACGGGGGGACGGTCGGCCGTCGATAAGCTCGATATTTATCGCGCCCTGCTTCGGGTAAAGTAATCCGGCGTGTCATCCAAGGTTGAAGTGAGCCGGCCCGCGAACGCCAAAAAACAGCTGGTCAGATTCATCGCCGTCGGCGTGTTCTGCGCCGTGCTCGATTACGGGCTGACGCACACGCTCACCCACGTCGTCGGTTACGACCGCCTCGTGGCCAAAGTCTTCGGCTGGTGCCTGGGCACGCTCGTCGCGTACCTGCTGAACTCCAAGTTCACCTTCCAGGCGAAGGTCACCGGCAAGCGCGCCCTCGCTGTCTTCATCCTCTACGCGTCCACCTTCGGCGTGCAATGGGTGCTCTTCGCCGTGACCAACGCCCCGCTGCGCGCCCTCGGCTTTGTCGACCCGTGGAAGGACGCCGTCTCCTTCGTCATCGCTCAAGGCGTGGCCACCATCACCAACTTCGTGCTTCAGCGCGTGCTCATCTTCCGCGAGCCCTCGCGCGTCGTCATCGAGGAGGAGCCGCGGTAGGTCGTTGGGGCCTGCTGCTTAGGGGCGCTTTGGGCCCGCTTGGCTAGGGCCGTTCGAAGTCTTCCCGCGCGCCCATCCGCAATAGCTTCAGCCACTCCTTGAACTCCTGCGGGCTGCGGCGCTGAACGAGGAAGAACCAGCCGAAACGCACCAGCTCCTGCAGCTTCATCTTCTGCATCCCGCGCTGATTGATGATGTACCCGCGGTTGCGGTACGTGAAATAGCGCTTCGTGTCGTTGTCCGGCCACTGCGCGTGCGCGCGGCCGCCCATGATCGGGTGGAATTCCGCCGACCCGTCCGGGTGCAGATACGCCGTGGTCAGCGCAGTGCCATACGTCAACCCCGACTGCGCCAGCCGGCGGTGGTATTCCACCTCGTCGCCGCGGATGAACAAGCGGTAATCCGGCACCCCGATCCGCTCCATCGCCTTCGCGCTGATCAGCGCGCCGTTGAACAAGCTCGCGTACTGCGGCAGGAAATCCCCCTCCAGCTCGTCGCGGCGCCGGTGCCATGTCAGGCCCTGGCGCAGGGGAAAGGCCAGGCGGTTCGGGTCGTCGATATTGCACACCACCGGGGAAACCTCTGCTAGGCTTTCCCGTTCGGCGACGGTGTAAAGAGTTTCCAGGACGTTCTTGTCCGCCGGGCGGCCGTCGTCATCCGCGCACCAAATCGCGTCCGCCCCCAACGCCAGTGCCTGCAGGAAACCGTACGCGAAACCGCCCGCGCCGCCCAGGTTGGTCCGCGACGGCAAGTAGACGGCTTTCTCACCCGCGAGTTCAGTGACCAGGTCTTGGACTTCAGATTCGCAGCCGTTATCCACCACGACCACCCAGTCCACCGGGTGCGTTTGCTGCACGACTTGCTCCAACGAATACCGCAGCAGCTCCACCCGCTTATGCGTCACGATCACCGCCGCCGTCCTGCCCTGCGGATTCAGCGTTGCATCGGCGTTGGCTGCGGCTTTTGCTTCGGCGTTGTCGCGAGGGCTCTCAGCGGGGGTCTTCATGCGCCCCATTTTGCCACGCTGCCCGTCCGGGGCCGGGGATCGCGCGCTGGCCCAGTTGGGTCAGGGAACCGTGGGCTACGGGTGCGGAGTCTAAGTAGGCATGAAGACGAAACAGTTAACGCCAAAGACGATCACGTTGCGCAACAACATGGACGTCGCCACCCGCCATACTCATACCCTGCGCGATGACGGGATCGGCGAAAGGATTTCCCGGAACCATTACCTGGCCGAACCCGCCTTGCGCCCCGGAGAGCTGGCCTTTCGAGAAGCGGCCTGCCACCCGCGTGGCACCATTTACCGCGCACCGGCTGACGCCCGCGCCGTCGCCATGGCTCTCGAACATCCCCGCCATTCCATATGCGGGTTGAGCGCAGTTGCCGTCTATGGCCTCCGGTTTTTCGCCGACTGCTGCGACACCACACTCCACGGTCTCGTTAAGCGCACCGTCGAAGCGACTCAATTCACACCGCGGATCACGCGCGTGGCATGGACTAGAACGTGGACGGTGTTCTTCCAGAACCACCCATTTTTAGTGTCCGAACCAGCCTTGGCAGTAGCGGAGGCCATCACCGAAATCCGGTCGCGGGTGCATATGTGGGCGGTGCCTCAGATCGACGGGTGGTCTCCAGAGGAAATCCGCACGATACAGCTCCTCGATGCGGTTAGGAGATTCTTTGGGTTGGAGTGCAGGGAGATAGTTAAAGCGTCGAAAAGCCGGGTGAATCAACGTTGGATGCAGAAAGTGATCCGTCATTCAAGCGTATTGGCGGACTCGCCTAAAGAAACGGAAATGCGGCTGCTGTGTGCGAGTGTGTGTGCTGGTTTGGGGATAAAGCTTTCGGAACAGGTGCCTCTGATCGCCGGTGGAAAGATCGTCACTGTGTTTGATCTCGCGATCGAAGAGCTCAAGATCGGCATCATGTACGACGGCGAGCACCATCTTCAGCGAAAACAACGCGACCGTGATTCGCGCATCAATGTTGAGAGCAGTCTTCAGGGATGGGTAATCATCCGAGTTACGGCGGGAACCTTGGCGAGCAGTGCGAGCTACCTCAAAAGGATGATCGAGATGAGGCGGTGAATCTGTTTACATCGTCGGCATTCGGTGTGCTTTATAAGTGCAGGTAGGGGCATTTCGGTCCTGTCAGGGAGAAAGCTCGGATGTGAACAGATTCACCGGCCTCTTTAGCAGCCTCGCGTCGGGCCCGGGTTGCGCCAGGAATCAGATTGAATCCGGGCGGAACCGCGCGTCCGACCTCTTCTCAGTCCTGCTCGTCGAAGCGGGTGAGAAGGTCGCGGACGTAGTCGCCGGCTTCGGGGCCTTCGTAGGCTTCGACGACTTCGTCGACGAGGCCGGCTTGTTTGATCTCGCCCTTGTCCACCCAGAGGGCGGTGTTGCAGAGCTGGGCCAGGAAATCGTTGGAGTGGCTGGCAAAGACGAGGATGCCGGATCGCTTGACCAGTTCGGCGAGGCGTACGCGGGCTTTGGCCATGAAGGCGGCGTCGACGGCGCCGATGCCTTCGTCGAGCAAAAGAATCTCAGGCTCAATGGATGTGACAACACCAAGGGCCAAACGCACGCGCATGCCGGATGAGTAGGTGCGCAGGGGCATGGAGAGGTAGTCGCCGAGCTCTGAGAATTCGGCGATCTCGTCCATCTTGGCTTTCATCTGCTTACGGGTCTGGCCGAGGAAGAGGCCACGGATGATGATGTTCTCGTACCCGGAGATCTCCGGGTCCATGCCAACGCCGAGGTCGAAGACCGGGGCGACGCGGCCGCGGACATCGGCGACACCGCGGGTGGGCTCGTAAATACCGCTCAACAGGCGGAGCAACGTGGACTTGCCAGCACCGTTGTGGCCAACCAAGCCCACGCGGTCGCCTTCGCGCAGGTGCAGGTTGACGTCGCGGAGAGCTTCAACGACCACGGTGTTCGAGTCGTTTTTGCCGATGGCCCCGCCGGCGGAACTCATGACCGCTTTCTTCAGGGAGCGGGACTTGGCGTCGAAGATGGGGAAGTCGACGCAGGCGTTGTAGGTGTCAATGGAAACCATGGTGAACTCCTTGATCTACACCCAGTACGGGACGCGGAAGCGCCACTGGCGCATGGCGATCATGGCGAGGAACAAGCCGATGACGGTGCCGGCCAGCACGATTCCCCAGTGGTATGCGGCCAGAGGCTCGCCGATGAGCGGGGCGCGGACGACTTCGAGGTAGTGGTAGAGCGGGTTGAGTTCGGCGATGCGTGCACGCTGGGCGACCTCGCCGCCCTGGTCGCGCAGTGTTTTCGTGGTCCAGACGATCGGGGTCACGTAGAACAGCAGCTGGACGAGAGCTTCGAGCAGCGGAGCGACGTCGCGGAAGCGGGTGGCGATGATGCCGAAGAGCATGGTCACCCACACGCCGTTGATGACCATCAGGGCGAGTGCCGGGATGAACAAGAACACGTTCCAGCCCAGATCAATGCGGAACACCAGCACGAGGATCAGCCAGATCACCATGTTGTGGGCGAAGAACAGCAGCTGGCGCCACACCAGGCGGTAGACGTGCACAGACAGGGCTGACGGAAGTTGTTTGATTAAGCCTTCGTTCTCGATGAAGACGTTCGCGCCGTCCTTGATGCAGCCGGAGATGAAGCCCCAGACGATGAAGCCCACGGTGACGTGGGGGAGGAACTCGCGCACGGAGATCTGGAACAGCATGGAGTACAGCAGGCCGAGCGCCAGCGACATGACACCGGTGGCGATGGTGATCCACAGCGGTCCGAGCGTCGAACGGCGGTAGCGCTGCTTGATGTCCTGCCAGCCGAGCTGGAGCCACAGTTCGTACTGGCCCCAGCCACGCGCGAGGTCGGAACCGGCTGCGCCGAGTGTGGTCGACTTCGAAGCGGGAGTGTCGTGATTGGCTGCCGAGGTCATGCGGGAGACGTCGGCAAGCAGCTTTTCGTTGTCCTGCACTTGTCCCACCCTAGTGCCCTGCGTGGGCCAAGTTGTGCAGGCATACTTGTTGCTTGTGGCGTGGGTGGTGTTCAATATCCACACACATTGATTTCGTCCGGAAGGGAGCGGGTCGTGGCTTACGATGTTGCCAGCGTGCGTGGGCTATATACCTCACTTTCGGATGGGTGGACCTATCTCAATGCGCATGATTGCCCGCAGGTGCCGGAGCGGGTGTCGGCGGCGGTGTCGCGTTCGTTCAGGATGGCCACGGCGGTAGCGGCCCCGGAGGTCAATGCCGGGTCGCACTCGCGGAAGGCGATGGGGCGTCCGGAGGGGGAGACGTTCGTGGCGTCGGCACGCCATGCGGTCGCGGATCTCGTGGGGGCGTCGGCGGAGCGCGTGGTGCTGGGCCCGAGTTTGCCTGTGCTGTACGCGTCGTTGGTGGCGGCGATGAAACCGTTGCTCCGCTACGACTCGTCGCTGGTGACCAATCCGCTCGACAAGCCGGAGCTCACCGCAGCTGTGCGCCGCGCGCCGGCCAAGGTCCGTACGGCACACGCAGATTTGGGCACAGGCGAGCTTCCTGCGTGGCAATACGCGCAGCTTATCGACGGCACCACCCGCCTCGTCTCCCTCCCCGCCGCCCACGCGACGCTGGGAACGGTGGCCCCTATTTCCGCGATTGTCGATCAGGTTCGTGAACGCTCGCGTGCCTGGGTCGTCGTGGATTCCTCTTCTTATGCGCCGTACCACGCGATCGATTTCGAAGAGTGGGGCGCTGATGTCGTCGGTATCGACCTCGGTGCGTTGGGCGGGCCGCATATGGCTGCGCTCGTGGTGCGCGATACTGCGATGTTCAAGCGGATGGAATCTCTCAGCGGTGATGAGCGTGTCATGGGTGCGGAGAAGCTGCAGCTGGATGTCTCGCCCGGTCTCGCCGGCGGCGCCGCTGCTCTCGTCGACCACCTGGCGGATCTCGTTCCAGACCAGGGCGGGCGCGCCACGCGCCGGGCGCGTTTGACGCGGTCGATGGGGCAGATGACCGCCTACCTGGACGCTCTGCGCGACGATTTGTACACCTTCTTGGGCACCCTGCCCGCCGTCCACATTCTCGGCGTGACGGGCGAGGCGGCCTCCGAGGCCAGCACCGACCGCACTCCGCGCCTTTCTTTCGGTGTGCAGGGTGTGCCCGCGGCGACGGTGTACGAGAGGCTCTTCGACAACGGCATCGTCACCACGCTGACCACACCGGAGCAGGCGACGCCGCTGCTCACAGAAATGGGCATCGAGGAAA
This window contains:
- a CDS encoding FAD-binding oxidoreductase, coding for MELHTTTKSLYGWGRTAPSTAQVLSTPDVDVIKEAVRQIAEDNATLPENRRRGVIARGMGRSYGDPAQNGGGLVIDIQELNKIHEIDPSTGIVDVDGGVTLDQLMKAALPYGLWVPVLPGTRQVTIGGAIGPDIHGKNHHSAGSFGDHVLSMELLVADGRVLHLKPEGSADDPDGTLFWATVGGMGLTGIILRARIQMTFTETAYFISDTVRTSTLDETIEEHSHGQEEGYTYSSAWFDAISAPPKTGRSTISRGSLATLAQLEEYAPKLAKNPLKFSAPQLMTVPDIFPSWTMNKLTLSAIGEAYYMMGSPSQNDILNLTQFYQPLDMIAEWNRGYGKAGFLQYQFVVPTDAVEPFKQIIYDIQSSGHYTALNVFKLFGEGNRAPLSYPMRGWNVCVDFPIRDGLHAFLDRLDEQVMEFGGRLYLAKESRTSAENFHKMYPEMQSWLETRRAIDPTGVFASDMSRRLELS
- the glfT1 gene encoding galactofuranosyltransferase GlfT1, with product MGRMKTPAESPRDNAEAKAAANADATLNPQGRTAAVIVTHKRVELLRYSLEQVVQQTHPVDWVVVVDNGCESEVQDLVTELAGEKAVYLPSRTNLGGAGGFAYGFLQALALGADAIWCADDDGRPADKNVLETLYTVAERESLAEVSPVVCNIDDPNRLAFPLRQGLTWHRRRDELEGDFLPQYASLFNGALISAKAMERIGVPDYRLFIRGDEVEYHRRLAQSGLTYGTALTTAYLHPDGSAEFHPIMGGRAHAQWPDNDTKRYFTYRNRGYIINQRGMQKMKLQELVRFGWFFLVQRRSPQEFKEWLKLLRMGAREDFERP
- a CDS encoding decaprenylphospho-beta-D-erythro-pentofuranosid-2-ulose 2-reductase gives rise to the protein MLNAVGQAQNILLLGGTSEIGLAIVDEIASRGGKPSVTLAARKNSPRIDAAVQEVTSHGAGEVRVVDFDAFDTASHPAVIEEAFAHGDVDVAIVAFGTLGDQEELWQNQEAAVASAQTNFTAPVSVGVLLGQKLKEQGHGRIIAMSSVAGMKVRRSNFVYGSTKAGMDGFYTQLGEALRGSGVTVTVVRPGQVRTKMTQGLDEAPLTVDKQDVAKAAVNAALAGKPNVFVHKLFGPISLVLQHIPAPIMRRLSF
- the wzm gene encoding galactan export ABC transporter permease subunit Wzm/RfbD — its product is MTSAANHDTPASKSTTLGAAGSDLARGWGQYELWLQLGWQDIKQRYRRSTLGPLWITIATGVMSLALGLLYSMLFQISVREFLPHVTVGFIVWGFISGCIKDGANVFIENEGLIKQLPSALSVHVYRLVWRQLLFFAHNMVIWLILVLVFRIDLGWNVFLFIPALALMVINGVWVTMLFGIIATRFRDVAPLLEALVQLLFYVTPIVWTTKTLRDQGGEVAQRARIAELNPLYHYLEVVRAPLIGEPLAAYHWGIVLAGTVIGLFLAMIAMRQWRFRVPYWV
- the wzt gene encoding galactan export ABC transporter ATP-binding subunit Wzt/RfbE, which gives rise to MVSIDTYNACVDFPIFDAKSRSLKKAVMSSAGGAIGKNDSNTVVVEALRDVNLHLREGDRVGLVGHNGAGKSTLLRLLSGIYEPTRGVADVRGRVAPVFDLGVGMDPEISGYENIIIRGLFLGQTRKQMKAKMDEIAEFSELGDYLSMPLRTYSSGMRVRLALGVVTSIEPEILLLDEGIGAVDAAFMAKARVRLAELVKRSGILVFASHSNDFLAQLCNTALWVDKGEIKQAGLVDEVVEAYEGPEAGDYVRDLLTRFDEQD
- a CDS encoding GtrA family protein, with translation MSSKVEVSRPANAKKQLVRFIAVGVFCAVLDYGLTHTLTHVVGYDRLVAKVFGWCLGTLVAYLLNSKFTFQAKVTGKRALAVFILYASTFGVQWVLFAVTNAPLRALGFVDPWKDAVSFVIAQGVATITNFVLQRVLIFREPSRVVIEEEPR
- a CDS encoding aminotransferase class V-fold PLP-dependent enzyme encodes the protein MAYDVASVRGLYTSLSDGWTYLNAHDCPQVPERVSAAVSRSFRMATAVAAPEVNAGSHSRKAMGRPEGETFVASARHAVADLVGASAERVVLGPSLPVLYASLVAAMKPLLRYDSSLVTNPLDKPELTAAVRRAPAKVRTAHADLGTGELPAWQYAQLIDGTTRLVSLPAAHATLGTVAPISAIVDQVRERSRAWVVVDSSSYAPYHAIDFEEWGADVVGIDLGALGGPHMAALVVRDTAMFKRMESLSGDERVMGAEKLQLDVSPGLAGGAAALVDHLADLVPDQGGRATRRARLTRSMGQMTAYLDALRDDLYTFLGTLPAVHILGVTGEAASEASTDRTPRLSFGVQGVPAATVYERLFDNGIVTTLTTPEQATPLLTEMGIEEMGGAVTVGLGPFNTEADVEQLIRVVASLA